The DNA sequence ggacaatcctttactgagtgttagacaagagcccagtttcgggccctggaaggggtccccctttctACAACACTTCCTTCCTGCATCACAGATTAATCCCAGGCCCTGGCACCTCCTGGGCTGCACTGTAGGTGGGACTGTGGTCGGTGATGCTGCAAGGAGAGTAAGAGTGATGCCCTTGTCCAGAGCCCAAACTCAGCAGATGCCTCCTCGCCCCCCTGACCCAGGAACCCCTACTGTGCAGACAGTTTACACCCATCACATGGAGGCCCCAGTGATAGATCCCCAGGCGAGATGGGGGAATGGAGGAGCCCCGTCCTCAGGGGCTCTGACAGCTGATGGGGGAGCGAGGTTTCCAACACAGTCAGTCAGTCCTGCTGGGACATAGAGACGGTGACATGAGGATGGAGTCCTCAGGAGCTGATAGCAGAGGTGGTGTTGACAGATTTCCAGAAGGAGGATTGGTAATATTGAGAAGAAGATTCAGGAAAGAGTgtacagtgagaaataaatcccAGAAATCAAAAAGATGTCTACAGGTTTGGGATCGGCAAAAATCCATGTTCAGTAGTACAAAGGCCTGTGCTTTGAGGACCAACGTCAGGaggtggaagaggaaggagatgacagagcaTCCGGGGCCATTGTTCTCCCAGGACAACtcactttattaatttattttttacattctcttattttatgtttattaacaccaaaaacattgtgtattggggtacagccattaacaatgtcatgatagtttcaggtgaaccgtgaagggattcagccatagatatacatgtgCCCCTTCTCCCctaaacccctctcccatccaggctagcacataacattgagtagagttccatgtgctatattgTGGGAGctggttggttatccattttacatatagcactgtgtacatgaccttcccaaagtccctaactatgcCTTCGCCCGGGGAACCATagcttgttttctaagtctgtgagtttctttctgttttgtaagttcctttgtactatttctttttagattccacatataaggcatgtcatatgatatttctccttctctttctgacttacatcactcaaTATGAGACtctctagggccatccatgttTCAGGAACAGCTCACTTTAGATGGATCACTTtgctaaaacacacacatacacacagacacacagacacacacagaggtttgGTCCACATCACCTTGCGTGGACTGCCACGTCCTTATACTCGTCTCACCTGTGCTCTTCAGCATTTCCTCCCAGCGCACCATGAAATTCTTACACCAGGCCCGACAGTCTCCCATGGAGACCCTTTGCAAGAAGTCGGTAACAGCTCTGTCATTTTCCCACTTCTCTTTCATATGACTCCATCCAGAATGACCCACGCTCCAGCGTCCATTCTCTGAATCAAAGAGGAGACACATTTGGCCATTCAAACCAAACTGCCAGGATCCATTGATGTGTCCATTCTCTCCACACTGGCATGTCATCCTGGCCTGCAGGGTCAGAGGGCCTGACCCACCGAGGAAAAGAAACAACAGCTCAGCCTCTGGACTTGACAAATTCCTTGCCTCACCTTGGTCCACCTCCCCTGGACCCGCCTAATCTGGCCCTGTTGTTTCCTCCAAGGCCCACTTCttccactggactactagggcaGGACCAATATCCAACTGAATTTTTCACCCATAAACAATGGATGCAGCTAAGCCCCCAGTCTGCTCCTTCAGTATGTGGACATCCTAACTCACCcctggactcaatggacatgagtttgacttgatggacatgagtttgaacaacttctgggagttggtgaagaacagggaaccctgccatgctgcagtccatggggttgctaagagtgggacacgactgagcgactgacctgaactgaattgaactcacCTCTGGCTGTGTGTTTCTCCAGTATGACGTCAGACAATTGCCCCTTGAGAAAGTCCCCAATGTCTCTCAGTGTTTCTGTCTGTATTTCCCAAGTGTGCGTAGCTTTCACCTCTTCTCCCAATGGACTTGTGGATTGGATCTTGGCACCACCACAGTCATACGAGAGAAAAACATTCTCATCTACCTGGCCTTGAACCACACACCACGGCTCTCCAGGTCTGGGCTGAGGATCAATGGTGAAGTTGTAGCAAAGAGAGTGAGCGTCTGTGAAGGAAAACACAGGTGAGGGCAGGGTTGGGAGAAGAACACCCCTTACCTCCTCCCCCACTTATATGAGAGCAGAGTACAGCTGCAGGGCTGGGTGGGCAGAGCAGGAAGGCCCCCCTGCCCGCCAACACCACCTACAGGCTGAGCAAGCAGAGAAACCACATAGCATTATCTCTACTCTGCTCCTAAGGCCAACACAGAACCCCAAGCTGCAGAAAGGAGAATTCACAATTAGGGGTGACAGGACTTAGCAAGGCCAGGGAGATGCTGCTGACCTACAACTAGGAAGAGTCTTGGAAGCCTGGAGAAAGGCCTGGCCCACCTGGCTTGAAAGAGAAAATCCAGAACTTCTGAGGCAGGTGGTAGAGGAGGGGAttaaaggctcagagaagtgaatctGCCAGGGTGGACATGGTATGAAAGGGCAGGAAGGTGTGCGGTCCACCAGGTTCTATGGAGCCCGAGAGGAAAGAGTGGATGAGAAGCATCTCCAATAGCTCCAGGATGACTCTTGCTGAAGGTCACTGATGGTGGTAGCAGATGGTGTACCTGTGGGCTTCCAACAGGAGTAAGGATGGACAAGGTGGAAAGAGCTGATGCCAGGGGGAGTGCTCTATTTCAGAAACACAGTAGATGCAGTGGTCAAAGTGACTAGAGAGTCCCAGTGTAGCCAGGCCTGACTGCAGAGAGTGCGATGCTGGCTCATAGCACAGGGTGACCCTAGAGGCAAACGGATGAGCAGCGAGTACTGTTTAAAACTACACgatggaaaggaaaaattaaaaaaaaaaagcaaaaaccagaaacaaacacaaGGCTGGATGTTCAGGAAGCTGAATGCAAACATCCCAACAAAATGTCTAGATCATTTGTGCACTATCCAGCACTGAGTCAGGTCTTATATTCAGAATCCATTACTAGAGACAGAGATGCCAGGCACCAGGAAGGAGGGCCCTCTTATCACCACAGCGAGTGCACAAGTCCTTCTGGCCTTTGGAAGCCACATGGTCAGTGACTGGGGTAAGTGTATACCTGGCAGAGAAGCCACCCCCACGTTCATAAGGACCTCGAGTGGGGCTGACATCGTGTCCAGCAATCTGAAACATCATCATGGCCGCCTGTGATTACTGTGGTGCCTGAGGTCTGTGGTTAGGAATACACATCTGTCCCACGTGCTGCCCACAGGAGTGTCACCCATCCACCGATCCTCATAGTGCTCATTTCACATCCACTGCATTTCATATGAATGAAAAATCTTCACAGTTAGTAAATTACCATGAGGGCTAACATAGAAGTGATTTCCAAGTTCACACTTCTGACACTGACCTTTATCCCCCAATAATATGTGTAAACAATGTCATATCCTGGAGAAAATGACAGAGAGGAGTACCAACCTACAACCTCTCCAGGGCTGCAGGAGTATCATCCCTATCCTATCTCCATTTAATTCCCAGTGTGGCCATTGATTTCTATAATTGTACATATGGCATAATTCAGGCTCTGAAGACCATAGTTTTCTGTTACAACTGCTGTCCTAGCACAAAAGCAGTCACAGACAATTGGTGAACGATGACCTGCTTCTTGGGCAGATGACCCAGCAGAACCTGTGACGTCAGAGGTATCTGTGGTCAGAAAGGCGCTATGTGCCGAATATGGCATTTTACTTGGAGGGTCACAACACAGACCCTTTATGTCCTGAAGCAAGGCCAAGCGATGTGCAGTGGGGAATACTACACCATATAAATGTGGCTCCTAGTATGGTCCTGGGTGCTGGTAGAGATGAGGCCTCTGGTCATTAAATGTCCATCATTGTCCATCATGATCTGGGTTCATCAATCCCTAATCATTAGTTCAGATAGACCAACCATCATAGGATTGAAGTGATATTGTGGTTTGGCATAAGAAGGGCCAGAGGcagcaaaaaaagagagagcagcaGGTGGCCTAGCCCTGACATCAGAATTGTTTAGGACTAATATTTTCCAGggcctgccctggtggctcagcggtaaggaatctgtTTGCAATTTCGGACCTGGAGTAGAGGTGGGATCTATGCCTGGGTgagagaagatcccatggaggagggcatggcaacccactccagtgctcttgcctggagaatctcttggacagagaatcctggtgggctatagtccacaggatcataaagagttgggcatgactgaagcgacttagcgtgcacacactACTCTCTGCTCATGCCTGTGGTTTCATGcagtgtctcctgtatctccatGGACCAAGGAAGCCACTCTAGAGCAGAGGCTGTCAGGGGATATTAGCCCATATCTGCTGGACGCA is a window from the Cervus canadensis isolate Bull #8, Minnesota chromosome 33, ASM1932006v1, whole genome shotgun sequence genome containing:
- the LOC122433863 gene encoding UL16-binding protein 1-like translates to MDWTAGPGAPLGFPALVLLLPLMFCPAGGDAHSLCYNFTIDPQPRPGEPWCVVQGQVDENVFLSYDCGGAKIQSTSPLGEEVKATHTWEIQTETLRDIGDFLKGQLSDVILEKHTARGPLTLQARMTCQCGENGHINGSWQFGLNGQMCLLFDSENGRWSVGHSGWSHMKEKWENDRAVTDFLQRVSMGDCRAWCKNFMVRWEEMLKSTGETSIRTWQSTQGDVDQTSVCVCVSVCMCVF